One window of Erwinia aphidicola genomic DNA carries:
- a CDS encoding mechanosensitive ion channel family protein: MQQLLALLKQYGIEPDHTTSLIVIFGIIFLTAIIIHFILHRIVLRTFEKRAQASSHLWLQVITQNNLFHRLAFTLQGVIVNVQAVLWLQKGSDAAAIVTTCAQLWVMLYALMSFFSLLDVMQGLAHRFAFSSQFPLKGLLQGVKLLSAIVIGIMMISLLIGKSPAILISGLGAMAAVLMLVFKDPILGLVAGIQLSANSMLKMGDWLEMPKYGADGAVIDIGLTTVKVQNWDNTITTIPTYALVSDAFKNWSGMSASGGRRIKRSINIDSTSIRFLSAEEQQKLAQARLLQPYIAERQQEIDSWNGEHNTRDSVLNQRRMTNVGTFRAYLTEYLRQHPKIRKDMTLMVRQMAPGAEGLPVEIYAFTNTVVWLEYESIQADIFDHIFAVVDEFGLRIHQAPTGNDVRAIAEGFKVQ, translated from the coding sequence ATGCAGCAGTTACTCGCATTATTAAAGCAATATGGAATAGAACCCGACCACACCACTTCGCTTATTGTTATTTTTGGCATTATTTTCCTCACCGCCATTATTATTCACTTTATCCTGCACCGCATCGTCCTGCGCACCTTTGAGAAGCGTGCGCAGGCCAGCAGCCACCTGTGGCTGCAAGTCATCACGCAAAACAACCTGTTTCACCGGCTGGCATTTACCCTGCAGGGGGTGATCGTCAACGTGCAGGCGGTGCTGTGGCTGCAAAAGGGCAGCGATGCTGCCGCCATCGTCACCACCTGCGCCCAGCTGTGGGTGATGCTGTACGCGCTGATGTCATTCTTCTCGCTGCTGGACGTGATGCAGGGCCTGGCGCACCGTTTTGCCTTCTCCTCACAGTTTCCCCTTAAGGGCTTATTGCAGGGCGTGAAGCTGCTGAGCGCGATCGTGATTGGCATCATGATGATCTCGCTGCTGATTGGTAAATCTCCGGCCATTCTGATCAGCGGGCTGGGCGCGATGGCCGCGGTGCTGATGCTGGTATTTAAAGACCCGATCCTCGGGCTGGTGGCGGGAATACAGCTGTCGGCCAACAGCATGCTGAAAATGGGCGACTGGCTGGAGATGCCGAAATACGGCGCCGACGGCGCGGTGATTGACATCGGCCTGACCACGGTAAAAGTACAGAACTGGGATAATACCATTACCACTATCCCAACTTATGCGCTGGTTTCCGATGCGTTTAAAAACTGGAGCGGCATGTCCGCTTCCGGCGGCCGCCGTATCAAGCGCAGCATTAATATCGACAGCACCAGCATTCGCTTCCTTAGCGCAGAGGAGCAGCAAAAGCTGGCGCAGGCGCGCCTGCTGCAACCCTATATTGCCGAGCGTCAGCAGGAGATTGACAGCTGGAATGGCGAACACAACACCCGTGATTCGGTACTTAACCAGCGCAGGATGACCAACGTGGGCACTTTCCGCGCCTATCTCACCGAATATCTGCGCCAGCATCCGAAAATCCGCAAGGATATGACGCTGATGGTGCGCCAGATGGCACCGGGCGCAGAGGGGCTACCGGTAGAAATCTACGCCTTTACCAATACCGTGGTGTGGCTGGAGTATGAAAGTATTCAGGCGGATATCTTCGACCACATCTTTGCGGTGGTGGATGAATTCGGTCTGCGCATTCATCAGGCGCCCACCGGCAATGATGTGCGGGCAATAGCGGAAGGGTTCAAGGTGCAGTAA
- a CDS encoding pectate lyase family protein has translation MLARASVTLLGMGSAIGFFVPISQASPHRCDRALEDCALVKSLLKQRQGYGRMAQGGVKGDVVQVTSMADSGPGTLRDILKQAHDLNVPLWVRFASDMTIRLDSQIRVPSNVTIDGRDKRVKLLDYGLAIYHSHNVIVTHLTIDGRLRTFSQAINIANFSHDVWIDHLDLSRFADRLLNVKNGATDVTLSWTRFHDDDKVMLLNNITSANLFKHYHRDSQARVTLHHNYFFNTVQRNPRAQFGTFHLYNNALENWDFYGMSFSLEALALIEGNIFINRAKRPCKEPKYFPTVEGVKARYCQYIKSAPARSALENGKSDRRSYERTKKRYAYRHRVEAFLKVRDNLYLADARQVLNNFRADRVPQPPYNYDYEQPSLALLDRIRRLAGNTSNDSEAALSSKARSR, from the coding sequence ATGCTTGCACGTGCATCTGTCACGCTACTGGGCATGGGCAGTGCGATCGGTTTTTTTGTACCGATATCCCAGGCCTCACCCCATCGGTGCGACAGGGCATTAGAGGATTGTGCGTTGGTGAAGTCTCTTTTGAAACAACGACAGGGATATGGTCGCATGGCGCAGGGAGGCGTAAAGGGGGACGTTGTGCAGGTAACATCAATGGCAGATAGCGGTCCGGGGACACTGCGAGATATCCTCAAACAGGCACACGACTTGAATGTCCCTCTCTGGGTACGTTTTGCCTCCGACATGACGATCAGGCTTGATTCACAGATTCGGGTGCCTTCCAATGTGACAATTGACGGCCGAGATAAACGCGTGAAGTTGCTGGATTATGGGCTCGCTATCTATCACAGTCACAATGTCATCGTCACTCATCTGACGATTGACGGGAGGTTACGCACTTTCTCTCAAGCCATCAATATCGCAAATTTTTCGCACGATGTCTGGATCGATCATCTCGATCTCTCCCGTTTTGCCGACCGGCTGCTCAACGTCAAAAATGGTGCAACGGACGTCACACTGTCCTGGACCCGCTTCCATGATGACGACAAAGTCATGCTGCTCAATAACATCACGTCGGCCAATCTGTTTAAACATTATCATCGCGACTCACAGGCTCGGGTCACGCTGCATCACAACTATTTCTTCAATACGGTGCAGCGTAATCCACGGGCACAATTTGGCACATTCCATCTTTATAACAACGCACTGGAGAACTGGGATTTTTATGGTATGAGTTTCAGCCTTGAAGCCCTTGCATTGATTGAAGGAAATATATTTATCAACCGTGCCAAAAGACCTTGTAAAGAACCCAAATATTTTCCCACGGTTGAGGGGGTTAAAGCCAGATACTGTCAGTATATTAAAAGCGCCCCTGCCAGGAGCGCACTGGAAAATGGTAAATCAGATCGGCGAAGTTATGAGCGGACAAAAAAACGATATGCTTACAGACATCGCGTAGAGGCTTTTTTAAAGGTCAGAGATAATCTTTACCTGGCGGATGCCCGTCAGGTGCTCAATAACTTTCGCGCAGATCGTGTGCCTCAGCCACCTTATAATTACGATTATGAACAGCCGTCTTTAGCATTGTTAGATCGAATTCGACGGCTTGCGGGCAATACATCTAACGATTCAGAGGCCGCATTAAGCAGTAAGGCGCGCAGCAGGTAA
- a CDS encoding chorismate mutase translates to MSAKILFTLLCLSIGSAQASDLAASVNQRLSYMKDVAAFKADKHRPIEDLQQEQKVLAASKQRATQFCLDENSVVPFIQAQMDAAKAVQYRFRADWLATPIHGWQPRPLEEVRAQLARLNDVILQQIAQGLQQKTLNALDEKQFVGQLNQPNLSDADKSRLYRTLREVRLWSGDCHAASKTKT, encoded by the coding sequence ATGTCAGCAAAAATTCTATTTACTCTGTTATGCCTGAGCATCGGCAGCGCGCAGGCCAGCGATCTCGCCGCCTCGGTTAATCAACGCCTGAGCTATATGAAAGATGTGGCGGCGTTTAAGGCCGACAAGCACCGGCCAATAGAGGATCTGCAGCAGGAACAGAAGGTGCTGGCTGCCAGCAAACAGCGCGCGACGCAGTTCTGTCTGGATGAGAACTCGGTAGTGCCGTTTATTCAGGCGCAGATGGACGCGGCCAAAGCGGTGCAGTATCGTTTTCGTGCTGACTGGCTGGCTACGCCGATTCATGGCTGGCAGCCCCGACCGCTGGAAGAGGTGCGCGCCCAGCTCGCCAGACTCAATGACGTTATATTGCAGCAGATTGCGCAAGGCTTGCAGCAGAAGACACTCAACGCGCTGGATGAAAAGCAGTTTGTCGGGCAGCTTAATCAGCCGAACCTGAGCGATGCGGATAAATCGCGCCTTTATCGCACGCTCCGGGAGGTCAGATTATGGTCAGGTGACTGCCACGCCGCGAGTAAAACCAAGACCTGA
- a CDS encoding ABC transporter permease, producing the protein MRADIHHEKLTQPAAESADSDLDLLRQQVDAATSLALEPLEVSLAIFLSSLARLPHATIGQRRAIYEAIQTGQKSGLTRIGAEDALVNVRYRQLRMIMRYLEQDIRAGVDVLAEGFHSTDLERDYQRLEAGYAIRVAQQKSRAARAAKSNASAAELLTPQEAEQCSSLGIRMNRIHAAQQLRPLERGASWPTTLIPLICFLLHVIRNESRVALLWAMLAPALLLGLISTPYFLTGVRYILGMDVATFALLGAITWIMVRQIVFRSSTHYVASRVLVHLSVITPLLCSLAYALIQLGIYLVVYLVLLPAGAYLNLITPPDQWMMVLFYVLMMALGATAIGILFGSIASIWPYFLRFSAVIERFLQVFSSVFLVSEQLPEAYRRYFLWSPFAHGMQLMRQAYFENYTSQDASLNYFFIMLVIMVAISLLAERLLRCNVQPM; encoded by the coding sequence ATGAGAGCGGATATTCATCATGAGAAGTTAACACAACCAGCCGCGGAGTCTGCTGATAGCGACCTTGATTTATTGCGTCAGCAGGTAGATGCCGCCACGAGCCTGGCGCTGGAACCGCTTGAAGTTTCATTGGCGATATTCCTCAGCTCACTGGCGCGTCTACCACATGCCACGATCGGTCAACGACGCGCAATCTACGAGGCGATCCAGACCGGGCAGAAAAGTGGCCTCACCCGTATTGGCGCTGAGGATGCGCTGGTGAATGTTCGTTACCGCCAGCTTCGCATGATCATGCGCTATCTCGAACAGGATATCCGGGCTGGCGTTGACGTGCTGGCTGAGGGTTTTCATTCAACAGATCTTGAGCGAGATTACCAGCGGCTGGAGGCAGGCTATGCCATAAGGGTTGCACAGCAAAAGAGTCGGGCTGCGCGTGCAGCGAAGTCCAACGCATCTGCGGCTGAGTTACTCACCCCTCAAGAGGCCGAGCAGTGTTCGTCACTGGGGATACGCATGAATCGCATTCATGCCGCTCAACAGCTACGGCCGCTGGAACGTGGTGCTTCGTGGCCAACCACACTGATACCTTTAATCTGTTTTCTTCTGCATGTTATTCGCAATGAAAGTCGGGTGGCGTTACTGTGGGCGATGCTTGCACCTGCCTTACTGCTTGGCTTGATTTCAACCCCCTATTTCCTGACAGGCGTTCGCTATATTTTGGGTATGGATGTCGCGACATTCGCACTGTTGGGTGCGATTACGTGGATTATGGTTCGGCAGATCGTCTTTCGCAGCAGTACCCACTATGTCGCATCGCGCGTATTAGTTCATTTGAGTGTCATCACGCCACTGCTGTGTTCTCTGGCTTATGCGCTGATCCAGCTCGGTATCTATCTGGTGGTATATCTGGTGCTGCTGCCTGCCGGGGCTTATCTGAACCTTATCACTCCCCCCGACCAGTGGATGATGGTTCTTTTTTATGTGCTGATGATGGCGTTGGGGGCAACCGCAATCGGTATCCTGTTTGGCAGCATCGCCTCAATCTGGCCCTATTTCCTGCGTTTCTCTGCTGTTATCGAGCGTTTCCTTCAGGTGTTCTCCAGTGTTTTTCTTGTTTCAGAACAGTTACCTGAAGCATATCGGAGATATTTTTTGTGGTCGCCATTTGCGCACGGCATGCAGTTAATGCGGCAGGCTTATTTCGAGAACTACACATCACAAGATGCAAGCCTTAACTATTTTTTTATCATGCTGGTGATCATGGTCGCCATTAGCTTGCTCGCTGAACGTCTGTTGCGCTGCAATGTGCAGCCAATGTGA
- a CDS encoding SDR family oxidoreductase, with product MKIAINQNSLLPAWAQHPTQQALCTKLLAQRCHWLITGAAGFIGSNLVETLLMLGQDVRGLDNFSTGHQRNLDEVRDRVGAERWRHFRFIEADIRNRSHCSRAVRQIDYVLHQAALSSAPRSVDDPVASHEVNITGFLNMLDAARCAQVRRFVYAASSSTYGDEPNLPKREDRIGQPLSPYAATKLISEIYAGVYARTYGFGTTGLRYFNVFGARQDPAGAYAAVIPRWISAMFDGQDVEIFGDGETSRDFCYIGNVVQANLRAALNFRPGASTIYNVAVGERTTLNQLFEIISNNLKLLGFEYGRQPRYKALRPGDVRHSQADISKAQSELSYVPLVDLKAGLKETVPWYVRLLIDKRIKHD from the coding sequence ATGAAAATAGCGATTAACCAAAATTCTCTGTTGCCCGCCTGGGCACAGCACCCTACCCAGCAGGCATTGTGCACAAAATTACTTGCACAACGGTGCCACTGGCTAATCACCGGAGCCGCAGGATTTATTGGTTCCAACCTTGTAGAGACGCTGCTGATGCTCGGACAGGACGTGCGGGGTTTAGATAATTTCTCAACGGGACACCAGCGTAATCTGGATGAAGTCAGGGATCGCGTGGGGGCAGAACGCTGGCGCCATTTTCGTTTTATTGAAGCCGACATCAGAAACCGCAGCCACTGTAGCAGAGCGGTCAGGCAGATTGATTACGTGTTGCATCAGGCAGCCCTGAGCTCTGCCCCGCGTTCGGTGGATGACCCGGTGGCAAGCCACGAGGTGAACATCACAGGTTTCCTAAACATGCTTGATGCTGCACGGTGTGCACAGGTACGTCGCTTCGTTTATGCCGCATCCAGTTCGACCTATGGTGATGAGCCGAATTTGCCCAAGCGTGAGGATCGCATTGGTCAGCCTCTATCACCTTACGCAGCAACCAAGCTAATTAGCGAAATTTATGCCGGGGTATATGCGCGAACCTACGGTTTTGGCACGACCGGGCTACGCTACTTTAATGTTTTTGGTGCGCGCCAGGACCCGGCCGGCGCCTATGCAGCTGTCATCCCAAGATGGATCTCCGCAATGTTTGACGGGCAAGATGTCGAAATATTTGGTGATGGCGAGACCAGTCGGGACTTTTGTTATATCGGCAATGTCGTGCAAGCCAATCTTCGCGCTGCGCTAAACTTCAGGCCGGGAGCGAGCACGATTTATAATGTCGCTGTTGGCGAGAGAACCACGCTTAACCAACTGTTCGAGATCATCAGCAATAATTTGAAATTGCTGGGCTTTGAGTATGGCCGACAACCACGCTATAAAGCCCTACGGCCGGGCGACGTGCGCCATTCTCAGGCTGATATATCTAAAGCTCAGAGCGAACTGAGCTATGTACCTCTTGTGGATCTAAAAGCAGGCCTGAAAGAAACCGTGCCATGGTACGTGCGCTTGCTCATTGATAAGCGTATTAAGCATGACTAA
- a CDS encoding polysaccharide biosynthesis/export family protein, whose product MLLLLACTTLQGCGLPRGGPLLSEIEKSYNQGGIQLLPVTPSLATASRDAQHASFPESFLTATETDLTRLAPGDSVNVILWERDGLQLFMPDTGGRADLGELVLDHEGAIYLPYVGKIPAKGLTIAQLRDAIMRHLHGIVNASAVNVQAGSRSSQMVIAQGDLSKSGAYPLNQATRRLSGLLAQAAPDQRNPEQMAITVQRSGESASVRLADIYRNPAQNIALQPGDVVVAHNVTQYFTVLGAANGQKRLRLSKRNYSVADALGDASGLNDSQANPGAVFLMHTPDADSFASGTEAQPVVYQFDFTRPEQLVLASHFVVHEGDQIYISDAPFTQVQKVLSAFSSTLGSVRSVTGIEQ is encoded by the coding sequence ATGTTGTTACTTCTGGCCTGCACGACACTACAGGGATGTGGCTTACCACGCGGTGGCCCCCTGCTCAGCGAAATAGAAAAGTCGTACAACCAGGGAGGCATCCAACTGCTACCCGTGACGCCATCACTCGCAACAGCCAGCCGAGATGCACAACATGCCAGCTTTCCCGAAAGCTTTCTCACTGCGACGGAAACCGACCTCACCCGTTTGGCCCCGGGAGACAGTGTCAATGTCATCCTCTGGGAAAGAGACGGCCTGCAACTGTTTATGCCGGACACTGGCGGCAGGGCCGATCTGGGAGAACTGGTCCTTGACCACGAGGGGGCAATCTATCTGCCCTATGTGGGAAAAATTCCGGCGAAAGGACTCACCATCGCACAATTACGCGATGCCATCATGAGACATCTACACGGCATCGTGAATGCTTCCGCTGTGAACGTACAGGCAGGGTCACGGAGTAGCCAGATGGTAATCGCACAGGGCGATTTATCTAAATCTGGCGCATATCCGCTCAATCAGGCAACCCGCAGATTGAGCGGGTTACTTGCACAGGCCGCACCGGATCAGCGTAATCCTGAACAAATGGCAATCACGGTGCAACGTTCCGGGGAGTCGGCTTCTGTTCGTTTGGCCGATATCTATCGTAATCCAGCTCAGAATATTGCGTTACAGCCAGGGGATGTTGTCGTTGCGCATAACGTGACTCAATATTTCACTGTATTGGGCGCTGCCAACGGGCAAAAACGTCTCAGGCTGAGTAAACGTAATTATAGCGTTGCCGATGCCCTTGGTGATGCCAGTGGCCTGAACGACAGCCAGGCAAACCCTGGTGCTGTATTCCTGATGCACACACCTGATGCAGATAGCTTTGCTTCAGGAACGGAAGCGCAGCCAGTTGTCTATCAATTTGATTTTACTCGGCCGGAGCAGCTGGTCCTTGCCAGCCACTTCGTGGTGCACGAAGGTGACCAGATTTACATTTCGGACGCACCATTTACTCAAGTACAAAAAGTACTTTCTGCCTTCAGCTCAACGCTGGGTTCCGTTCGCTCTGTCACGGGCATAGAGCAATGA
- a CDS encoding methyl-accepting chemotaxis protein, with the protein MKKILNTINLPAKFLILAFFALLLFAVPSWLFVNEGNQQINAKERELQGIPVEKQMLNLLNMMQLHRAQAAIAVAQQNAAIPARLALKEQVEQSISTLQTTLAATGQDNVAWQDFSKVTAQWQQLQRDIDSRNLTLQTNLSRHAEMIRTLLDANIEVIDYFGLSLDPDLNTYQFIISTFSRLPELTETLGQIRARGTSLLASKEAIQDSDYARMEFQILNGKNALRLYNANLLKSFNTDSSVREKFSGQANAALQQAGEALALAEDVFIKRTKNDLPPTEFVARFTAAINQYNQFANDASNQLSNMLSEQISQHRTAQFELLGVLALLAGLIIFLAVFIIRSITGPVRDAAKVAKDVAAGDLTSHLVVTGSNEMAGLIASLMEMRQRLSLLVADIKDNATTIATSSEEIAQGNGDLSARTEEQAASLAQTAASMEELSSIILQNAENTRYAAGMATSATDAALLGGEAMQSVMVSMQKISASAGQIEEIISVIDGIAFQTNILALNAAVEAARAGEHGKGFAVVAAEVRALAQRSASAAKEIKQLIAHSVENARQGISMAEDAGEKVKQSVGAIEQTAQLVNEISSSSQEQSAGVSQINIAVNQMDQVTQQNAVLVEQSASSADELAARAIQLRELVAVFRTGQPA; encoded by the coding sequence ATGAAAAAAATCCTGAATACGATTAATTTGCCTGCAAAGTTTCTCATTCTTGCTTTTTTTGCTTTGCTGCTGTTTGCCGTACCCTCATGGCTTTTTGTCAATGAAGGTAATCAACAGATAAACGCTAAAGAGCGAGAATTGCAGGGAATTCCCGTTGAAAAACAGATGCTGAATCTGCTCAATATGATGCAGCTCCATCGCGCACAAGCGGCAATCGCCGTGGCACAGCAAAATGCCGCTATTCCTGCACGTCTGGCGCTGAAAGAGCAGGTAGAACAGTCTATTAGCACTCTTCAGACCACGCTGGCCGCCACCGGTCAGGACAATGTGGCCTGGCAAGATTTTAGCAAGGTGACAGCACAGTGGCAGCAGCTACAGCGCGACATTGACAGCCGTAACCTGACGCTGCAAACCAACCTCTCGCGCCACGCCGAAATGATTCGGACGCTGCTTGATGCCAATATTGAAGTGATCGACTATTTTGGCCTGTCGCTGGATCCAGATTTAAATACTTACCAGTTTATTATCAGTACATTCAGTCGCCTGCCAGAACTGACAGAAACATTGGGTCAGATTCGTGCCCGGGGTACGTCACTACTGGCCAGCAAAGAGGCGATTCAGGACAGCGATTACGCCCGTATGGAGTTTCAGATCCTTAACGGTAAGAATGCTCTGCGTCTGTATAACGCGAATCTTTTAAAGTCCTTTAACACTGATAGCAGCGTACGCGAAAAGTTTAGTGGTCAGGCTAATGCCGCACTGCAACAGGCGGGTGAAGCCTTAGCCCTCGCTGAGGACGTCTTTATTAAGCGGACGAAAAACGATCTCCCGCCCACGGAGTTCGTGGCACGCTTTACCGCTGCGATCAATCAGTACAATCAATTTGCTAACGACGCGAGTAACCAGCTCAGCAACATGCTTTCTGAGCAAATTAGTCAGCATCGCACCGCTCAATTTGAATTGCTGGGCGTGCTGGCACTGCTGGCGGGGCTTATCATCTTCCTGGCGGTATTTATCATTCGCTCCATCACCGGGCCGGTACGTGATGCCGCAAAAGTTGCCAAAGATGTCGCTGCCGGTGATTTAACCTCGCACCTGGTGGTGACCGGAAGTAATGAAATGGCGGGCCTGATCGCCTCGTTGATGGAGATGCGCCAGCGCCTTTCTCTGCTGGTTGCGGATATCAAGGATAACGCCACGACGATTGCCACCTCTTCTGAAGAAATTGCTCAAGGCAATGGCGACCTCTCCGCGCGCACAGAGGAGCAGGCTGCTTCACTGGCACAAACGGCGGCCAGCATGGAAGAGCTGTCATCCATCATTCTGCAAAACGCCGAGAATACCCGCTACGCCGCAGGCATGGCTACATCGGCCACCGATGCGGCACTGTTAGGGGGAGAGGCGATGCAATCCGTCATGGTCTCCATGCAGAAAATCAGCGCCAGCGCGGGTCAGATTGAAGAGATCATCAGCGTTATCGACGGTATTGCCTTCCAGACAAATATTCTGGCGTTAAACGCCGCCGTTGAGGCAGCCCGAGCCGGGGAACATGGTAAGGGGTTTGCCGTGGTCGCCGCTGAAGTCAGAGCGTTAGCCCAACGTTCTGCCTCTGCAGCGAAAGAGATTAAACAGTTAATTGCACACTCGGTGGAAAATGCGCGCCAGGGTATTTCAATGGCTGAGGATGCCGGAGAAAAGGTGAAGCAAAGCGTGGGTGCGATTGAACAGACTGCGCAGCTGGTCAACGAAATCTCCTCCTCTTCCCAGGAGCAGAGCGCCGGCGTGTCGCAAATCAATATCGCCGTCAATCAGATGGACCAGGTGACTCAGCAAAATGCGGTGCTGGTAGAACAGTCCGCCTCTTCTGCCGATGAGCTGGCCGCGCGCGCGATACAGCTACGAGAGCTGGTGGCCGTGTTTCGTACCGGGCAGCCAGCGTAA
- a CDS encoding methyl-accepting chemotaxis protein, with product MSWVPVRLSGKLMSGGVLMLLLTCIMVYLAISLRGQPRVIEASNSLIQQTGENIVGQLNQQLIRVEGEGVSLARLAEVLPHDEALFRQVLPQIIDSKGDKSIAGGGIWPEPNAFSDGVARRSFFWARNASGSLDYSDGYNDPAGTGYHHELWYTSTRTTSPNKCNWSEVYQDPVSRVNMVTCSVPYRKGDTFAGVATFDVLLDNLSGFMQRNGASTGGYAFALDQAGNVLYFPGIKDKALKKFSDLAQQQAWLAPMVAAVKSASASQGSATFSNLNDEWLHTRSQLTLFRMADTGWTIGLVTPESQVTALADNIMQDIFILLIPALLLLLVILWFVARQISGRLESTRKALDDIAHGDGDLTRRLDTSGRDEIADIAVSFNQFVDKIAGVITNVQSSGVQVAHNASGLEQSNQELSGKISEQAAAVEQSAAAMEQLNATVQQNAENTRLADAFTEQTAEIARNSSDVMRQLIDTMETIRTSSSRVGEILSVIDGIAFQTNILALNAAVEAARAGEQGRGFAVVASEVRALAQRSATAAHEIKALIGQSDSNVLTGSKLVEGAGRQLEELVKDVLKVKEVVGEIRVAGDEQSKGIAEVTQAVSQMERSIQQNLMLVHQTAENTHALHAEASQLAQDISVFKVA from the coding sequence ATGTCGTGGGTTCCAGTTCGTTTATCAGGGAAATTGATGTCAGGTGGCGTCTTAATGCTGCTGCTTACCTGCATCATGGTCTATCTGGCTATCTCACTGCGCGGCCAGCCGCGCGTGATCGAGGCCAGTAACAGCTTAATTCAGCAAACCGGAGAGAATATCGTTGGCCAGCTTAATCAGCAGCTGATCCGCGTAGAGGGTGAGGGCGTGAGCCTGGCGCGGCTGGCCGAAGTGTTGCCGCACGATGAAGCGCTGTTTCGCCAGGTGTTGCCGCAAATTATCGACAGCAAGGGCGACAAAAGCATTGCCGGCGGTGGAATCTGGCCGGAGCCGAATGCATTCAGTGACGGCGTAGCCCGCCGCAGCTTCTTCTGGGCGCGCAACGCCAGCGGCAGCCTCGACTACTCTGACGGCTATAACGACCCTGCCGGAACCGGCTATCATCACGAGTTGTGGTACACCTCGACCCGCACCACTTCCCCCAATAAGTGCAACTGGTCGGAAGTTTACCAGGACCCGGTATCCAGGGTAAATATGGTGACCTGCAGCGTGCCTTACCGCAAGGGCGATACCTTTGCCGGCGTCGCCACTTTTGACGTGCTGCTGGACAACCTCTCCGGCTTTATGCAGCGCAACGGCGCCAGTACCGGCGGCTATGCTTTTGCTCTCGACCAGGCTGGCAACGTGCTCTATTTCCCGGGTATCAAAGATAAGGCGCTGAAGAAGTTCAGCGATCTGGCGCAGCAGCAGGCGTGGCTTGCTCCGATGGTGGCAGCAGTGAAATCCGCCAGCGCCAGCCAAGGCAGCGCCACCTTCAGCAACCTGAATGATGAGTGGCTGCACACCCGCAGCCAGCTGACCCTGTTTCGCATGGCGGATACCGGCTGGACGATCGGCCTGGTGACGCCGGAATCCCAGGTGACCGCGCTGGCCGATAATATCATGCAGGACATTTTCATCCTGCTGATCCCGGCACTGCTGCTGCTGCTGGTCATCTTGTGGTTTGTTGCCCGCCAGATCTCCGGGCGGCTGGAATCCACGCGTAAAGCGCTGGACGATATCGCCCACGGCGACGGTGACCTGACGCGCCGCCTCGATACCTCCGGCCGTGATGAAATTGCCGATATTGCCGTTTCCTTTAACCAGTTTGTCGACAAGATTGCCGGGGTGATCACCAACGTGCAGTCGAGCGGCGTACAGGTGGCGCACAACGCCAGCGGGTTGGAGCAGAGCAATCAGGAGCTGAGCGGAAAAATCAGCGAGCAGGCGGCAGCGGTCGAACAGAGCGCCGCGGCGATGGAACAGCTCAATGCGACAGTACAGCAGAACGCCGAGAACACCCGGCTGGCCGATGCCTTTACCGAGCAGACCGCAGAGATCGCACGCAATAGCAGTGATGTGATGCGTCAGCTGATTGATACGATGGAAACCATCCGCACGTCATCCAGCCGCGTCGGTGAGATCCTCAGTGTGATCGACGGTATCGCCTTCCAGACCAATATTCTGGCGCTGAACGCGGCGGTGGAAGCAGCCCGCGCCGGCGAGCAGGGGCGCGGCTTCGCCGTGGTGGCCTCTGAAGTACGGGCACTGGCCCAGCGCAGCGCGACGGCGGCGCACGAGATCAAAGCGCTGATTGGCCAGTCAGACAGCAATGTGCTGACCGGCAGCAAGCTGGTGGAAGGGGCAGGGCGTCAGCTGGAAGAGCTGGTGAAAGATGTGCTGAAGGTGAAAGAGGTGGTGGGTGAGATCCGCGTGGCGGGCGATGAGCAGAGCAAAGGCATTGCCGAGGTCACTCAGGCCGTGTCGCAGATGGAGCGCAGCATCCAGCAGAACCTGATGCTGGTTCATCAGACCGCTGAAAACACTCACGCCCTGCATGCCGAAGCTTCGCAGCTGGCGCAGGATATCTCAGTGTTTAAAGTGGCGTAA